ATTGAGAGCCTGATGTTAATGTTGAATAGATGAATGGTAAGATTGATGCCAGTGCTAGACAAAGACCTATTACTGGTCGATACCATACCCAAGCAAAACCGATCACCAATAAACTAATAGACATAGATACTGACATTGTTAATGATTCAATTGCAATAATTCCACATAAGAAtgttgaatttaaaattacagTTCTTAATATATTTGCCAAGCATGTAGCTGCCAAAAATAAGACTAACCAGCCAAGGCCTCTGAAATAATTAGCAATATTTTGATAAcaaatttacaaacattaaaagatattgtaaatgttttttcataagAGAAACATTACCTAATACTCCATGTACGCCAGTAATTATGTACATGTTCTAAATGAAACATTTGGTCTACCGACACTTTGTGCTTTCTTTGAAGTAAAATCTCTTCACCATGTGATGTAATATATGGAACAATAACCCCTTTTTGCAACATACCAActatcgaataaatttctccCGCTTTTCCTGCATAGGAGAATTGTATGCGTATGTCTCCTACCTATCGACAAATATAGCgattttttaatgttttctaAACATTCAGTAATACTAAAATTATACCTGAGGATTCCAtaaatcagaactgtgatagtATAAACCAGAATGCATCTTGATATCTTTACGCTCTGGTCTTTCATCGCTGGTAACTTCTATAAActcgttaaatttcttttttaattcattcCCAATGGTAAACACTCCAATCATAGCTTCATCTGCAATCTGTATTTGACTTTTAATAGGCATTTCTTTTGGATTCTGATGACCAgttcgaatataaaaattatcagaATCAATGAGTTTGTCCTTCCACTCtgttgtataataataatgtttGTCTTCCTCTGTTACTCCACCGAAGCTAACATGCAAAAATTGCTATAATTAATACAGTCGAAATGGTAAATTGGGTTTTTAGTTAGTTTTGTAAATtaccttctttcttcttctatcTCAACCCACTGGTACATTTGAACTCTTCGTTTCAGTTTTATACTCGATACAATTACCCCATAGTCTGGCTCTGTTAACGGTTCTGATATTTTCAAGGGACCTGATAAATATATTAATCGTCCTTCATACTCAGGTAATAACTTTATTGAATTTGGAAGCACAGCTACATTACGCAAAGCTTCATCTAAAGAATGTGCTACTTTCACTGCTCTTCCctgtaatattgtaaatatagtCTGGTAGTACAaatctattt
The sequence above is drawn from the Ptiloglossa arizonensis isolate GNS036 chromosome 1, iyPtiAriz1_principal, whole genome shotgun sequence genome and encodes:
- the Tmem43 gene encoding transmembrane protein 43 isoform X3, whose product is MNIPMTVSEQFRESWLTAIIGLIMFATGMCLLFWNEGRAVKVAHSLDEALRNVAVLPNSIKLLPEYEGRLIYLSGPLKISEPLTEPDYGVIVSSIKLKRRVQMYQWVEIEEERSFGGVTEEDKHYYYTTEWKDKLIDSDNFYIRTGHQNPKEMPIKSQIQIADEAMIGVFTIGNELKKKFNEFIEVTSDERPERKDIKMHSGLYYHSSDLWNPQVGDIRIQFSYAGKAGEIYSIVGMLQKGVIVPYITSHGEEILLQRKHKVSVDQMFHLEHVHNYWRTWSIRGLGWLVLFLAATCLANILRTVILNSTFLCGIIAIESLTMSVSMSISLLVIGFAWVWYRPVIGLCLALASILPFIYSTLTSGSQSQQRDSYRRL
- the Tmem43 gene encoding transmembrane protein 43 isoform X2, giving the protein MKYQNGQPQRVNAEPIHQNLANGRQPAPMNIPMTVSEQFRESWLTAIIGLIMFATGMCLLFWNEGRAVKVAHSLDEALRNVAVLPNSIKLLPEYEGRLIYLSGPLKISEPLTEPDYGVIVSSIKLKRRVQMYQWVEIEEERSFGGVTEEDKHYYYTTEWKDKLIDSDNFYIRTGHQNPKEMPIKSQIQIADEAMIGVFTIGNELKKKFNEFIEVTSDERPERKDIKMHSGLYYHSSDLWNPQVGDIRIQFSYAGKAGEIYSIVGMLQKGVIVPYITSHGEEILLQRKHKVSVDQMFHLEHVHNYWRTWSIRGLGWLVLFLAATCLANILRTVILNSTFLCGIIAIESLTMSVSMSISLLVIGFAWVWYRPVIGLCLALASILPFIYSTLTSGSQSQQRDSYRRL
- the Tmem43 gene encoding transmembrane protein 43 isoform X1; protein product: MYRANQNGQPQRVNAEPIHQNLANGRQPAPMNIPMTVSEQFRESWLTAIIGLIMFATGMCLLFWNEGRAVKVAHSLDEALRNVAVLPNSIKLLPEYEGRLIYLSGPLKISEPLTEPDYGVIVSSIKLKRRVQMYQWVEIEEERSFGGVTEEDKHYYYTTEWKDKLIDSDNFYIRTGHQNPKEMPIKSQIQIADEAMIGVFTIGNELKKKFNEFIEVTSDERPERKDIKMHSGLYYHSSDLWNPQVGDIRIQFSYAGKAGEIYSIVGMLQKGVIVPYITSHGEEILLQRKHKVSVDQMFHLEHVHNYWRTWSIRGLGWLVLFLAATCLANILRTVILNSTFLCGIIAIESLTMSVSMSISLLVIGFAWVWYRPVIGLCLALASILPFIYSTLTSGSQSQQRDSYRRL
- the Tmem43 gene encoding transmembrane protein 43 isoform X4, giving the protein MRFGRAVKVAHSLDEALRNVAVLPNSIKLLPEYEGRLIYLSGPLKISEPLTEPDYGVIVSSIKLKRRVQMYQWVEIEEERSFGGVTEEDKHYYYTTEWKDKLIDSDNFYIRTGHQNPKEMPIKSQIQIADEAMIGVFTIGNELKKKFNEFIEVTSDERPERKDIKMHSGLYYHSSDLWNPQVGDIRIQFSYAGKAGEIYSIVGMLQKGVIVPYITSHGEEILLQRKHKVSVDQMFHLEHVHNYWRTWSIRGLGWLVLFLAATCLANILRTVILNSTFLCGIIAIESLTMSVSMSISLLVIGFAWVWYRPVIGLCLALASILPFIYSTLTSGSQSQQRDSYRRL